The following proteins are encoded in a genomic region of Acidobacteriota bacterium:
- a CDS encoding carbohydrate-binding family V/XII gives MTPRHRSACRAGAGWFVFVCAWLSLAAAPQDPSGTGAEVVSPPDGGWPKIITSGTARISFYPPQVESWEGTLLKFRAALSVKVPREKTGAVKPGDDDASQGYRDAFGVGWFSARTLTDREHRMVTIQAMRLEKVSFPTLFDDGTAFEQTLADSLPQFPHTFSLDRLETALATSQVRLKTRKTTVRNDPPRIYYCKEPTALVLVDGTPALRPLGETGWLRVVNTRSTLVFDPGAKRFFLHLPGVWLAAGQIEGPWETVTGSTETLDALLSKLRDERAAASRTLKGAPSTAPPATAGPAGDSPATAVAPVPDAPRTETVISRVRVSTVPAELVQTDGDVRFRPIAGTALQEVSNSPNALFFDPPGARYYLLLSGRWFAAPALDGPWAYVPGADLPEDFLRIPENDPKGYVLASIPSTPQSREALIAGSIPQTAVVKRKEARTDVNYDGDPRFVAIDGTSLQYAVNADIPVVRVDAANFYAVRNGVWFRAASPDGPWEAADAVPPAVYEIPPSSPVHPVTYVNVYNVTPDEIWVGYLPGYLGSYVCPDETVVYGTGWVYAPWVGSFWYPRPWTWGYGVELYSGSHGGWTWTCAVVEAPGWGPGWWGWDYRGGTDDFWAPWWTGMGGWAVWVPVVPFYRDQYQQWSANVIRNNPQLQQWRQQFEAWRHGGLGPSGLTGARPENLFAGRDGQVYRRGENGWEAHDGKGWKPVAPGAGGEGLHNLERENLGRMLGDARMQNLRTAPMQVPSGFSGFRRR, from the coding sequence ATGACCCCGAGGCACCGTTCCGCCTGCCGGGCAGGCGCGGGGTGGTTTGTTTTCGTCTGCGCCTGGTTGTCCCTGGCGGCCGCGCCCCAGGATCCATCGGGGACCGGCGCCGAGGTCGTCTCACCGCCCGACGGCGGCTGGCCGAAAATCATCACCTCCGGGACCGCACGGATCAGCTTCTACCCGCCTCAGGTGGAGAGTTGGGAAGGCACCCTGCTGAAGTTCAGGGCGGCGCTCTCGGTGAAGGTCCCCCGGGAGAAAACGGGGGCCGTCAAACCGGGCGACGACGACGCGTCCCAGGGGTACCGCGACGCCTTCGGGGTGGGGTGGTTCTCGGCCCGCACCCTGACGGACCGGGAGCATCGCATGGTCACCATCCAGGCCATGCGCCTGGAGAAGGTCTCGTTCCCGACCCTCTTCGACGACGGGACCGCCTTCGAGCAGACCCTCGCCGACAGCCTTCCCCAGTTCCCGCACACGTTCTCCCTGGACCGGCTGGAAACCGCCCTCGCTACCTCGCAGGTCCGGCTGAAGACGCGGAAGACCACCGTCCGGAACGACCCCCCCCGGATCTATTACTGCAAGGAACCGACGGCCCTCGTCCTCGTCGACGGAACGCCGGCGCTCCGGCCCCTCGGGGAGACGGGGTGGCTGCGGGTCGTCAACACCCGGTCCACCCTCGTGTTCGACCCCGGCGCGAAGCGCTTCTTCCTGCACCTGCCCGGGGTCTGGCTCGCCGCCGGGCAGATCGAAGGACCCTGGGAGACCGTCACCGGCTCGACCGAAACCCTGGACGCCCTCCTCTCAAAGCTCCGGGACGAGCGGGCCGCCGCGAGCCGGACGCTGAAGGGGGCCCCTTCGACGGCGCCCCCCGCGACCGCCGGGCCGGCGGGGGACTCCCCGGCGACGGCCGTGGCCCCGGTCCCGGACGCCCCCCGAACGGAGACCGTCATCTCCCGGGTCCGGGTCAGCACCGTCCCCGCGGAACTGGTCCAGACCGACGGCGACGTGCGTTTTCGCCCCATTGCGGGGACGGCTCTCCAGGAAGTCTCCAACTCCCCCAACGCGCTCTTCTTCGACCCCCCGGGCGCCCGGTACTACCTGCTGCTCTCCGGGCGGTGGTTCGCCGCCCCCGCGCTCGACGGCCCCTGGGCCTACGTCCCGGGCGCCGACCTCCCCGAGGACTTCCTCCGGATCCCCGAGAACGACCCGAAGGGGTACGTCCTGGCCTCCATCCCCTCCACGCCCCAGTCCCGGGAGGCCCTCATCGCGGGCTCCATCCCTCAGACCGCCGTGGTGAAACGCAAGGAGGCCCGGACGGACGTGAACTACGACGGGGACCCCCGTTTCGTCGCCATCGACGGGACGTCCCTCCAGTACGCCGTCAACGCGGACATCCCGGTGGTCCGCGTGGACGCGGCCAACTTCTACGCGGTCCGCAACGGCGTCTGGTTCCGCGCCGCCTCGCCGGACGGCCCCTGGGAGGCGGCGGACGCCGTTCCCCCGGCCGTGTACGAGATCCCGCCCTCTTCCCCCGTCCACCCCGTGACCTACGTCAACGTCTACAACGTCACCCCCGACGAGATCTGGGTGGGGTACCTGCCCGGTTACCTCGGGTCCTACGTCTGCCCGGACGAGACCGTCGTCTACGGGACGGGGTGGGTCTACGCCCCCTGGGTCGGGTCCTTCTGGTACCCCAGGCCCTGGACGTGGGGCTACGGCGTGGAGCTGTATTCCGGCTCCCACGGCGGGTGGACCTGGACCTGCGCGGTGGTGGAAGCCCCCGGCTGGGGCCCCGGGTGGTGGGGCTGGGACTACCGCGGCGGCACCGACGACTTCTGGGCCCCCTGGTGGACGGGCATGGGCGGCTGGGCCGTCTGGGTGCCGGTCGTCCCGTTCTACCGCGACCAGTACCAGCAGTGGTCCGCCAACGTCATCCGGAACAACCCCCAGCTCCAGCAGTGGCGGCAGCAGTTCGAGGCCTGGCGCCACGGCGGGCTCGGGCCCTCCGGGCTCACGGGCGCACGGCCCGAGAACCTCTTCGCGGGACGGGACGGCCAGGTCTACCGCCGCGGGGAGAACGGCTGGGAAGCTCACGACGGCAAGGGGTGGAAACCGGTGGCCCCCGGGGCCGGGGGGGAAGGCCTGCACAACCTGGAGCGGGAGAACCTGGGCCGGATGCTGGGCGACGCCCGCATGCAGAACCTGCGCACGGCCCCGATGCAGGTGCCTTCCGGCTTCAGCGGATTCCGCCGGCGCTAA
- a CDS encoding acetate kinase, whose amino-acid sequence MIVLTLNCGSSTVKYKLFDTASGAALAWGKADRIGMIGAVFELERPGVPKLSREDDLSDHSLAIGVVLRMLGAPETGVLKRVEDIQAVGHRVVHGGEKFTHSTLIDDAVIQVLKDNIQLAPLHNPPNIQGIEASRAILPGVPNVAVFDTAFHSTIPEHAFIYPIPYQLYEQYAVRRYGFHGTSHYYVSRRACELLGRKPEETSLITLHLGNGASATAVRGGKSVDTSMGFTPLEGLVMGTRSGDIDPAVILHIMEQEQLSLLEANNLLNKFSGVLGISGTSSDMRDLEDLHEKGDPRATLALEIYGYRIRKYIGAYNAVLGGTDAVVFTAGVGENSPLIREKSLSGLEFMGIHLDRAKNGETIRGKEAVISTPDSKTAVLVIPTNEELVIAMDTVEVIDRKQKPE is encoded by the coding sequence ATGATCGTACTGACCCTGAACTGCGGCAGCTCCACCGTGAAGTACAAGCTGTTCGACACCGCTTCCGGGGCGGCCCTCGCCTGGGGCAAGGCGGACCGTATCGGGATGATCGGGGCGGTGTTCGAGCTGGAGCGCCCCGGCGTCCCGAAACTCTCCCGGGAGGACGACCTGTCGGACCACTCGCTGGCGATCGGCGTGGTCCTGCGGATGCTGGGCGCCCCCGAGACCGGCGTCCTCAAGCGGGTCGAGGACATCCAGGCCGTGGGGCACCGCGTGGTCCACGGGGGGGAGAAGTTCACCCACTCCACCCTGATCGACGACGCCGTGATCCAGGTCCTCAAGGACAACATCCAGCTGGCCCCGCTCCACAACCCCCCGAACATCCAGGGCATCGAGGCCTCGCGGGCCATCCTTCCCGGGGTCCCCAACGTGGCCGTCTTCGACACCGCCTTTCACTCCACCATCCCGGAGCACGCGTTCATCTACCCCATCCCGTACCAGCTCTACGAGCAGTACGCCGTCCGCCGCTACGGTTTTCACGGGACCTCCCACTACTACGTTTCCCGACGGGCCTGCGAACTGCTCGGCCGGAAACCGGAGGAGACCAGCCTCATCACCCTTCACCTCGGCAACGGCGCCAGCGCCACCGCCGTCAGGGGCGGGAAGTCGGTGGACACCTCCATGGGCTTCACCCCGCTGGAGGGGCTGGTGATGGGGACCCGCTCGGGGGACATCGACCCCGCCGTCATCCTGCACATCATGGAGCAGGAACAGCTCTCCCTGCTGGAAGCCAACAACCTCCTCAACAAGTTCAGCGGCGTCCTGGGGATCTCGGGGACGTCGTCCGACATGCGCGACCTTGAGGACCTCCACGAGAAGGGGGACCCCCGCGCGACGCTCGCCCTCGAGATCTACGGCTACCGGATCCGGAAGTACATCGGCGCCTACAACGCCGTCCTCGGCGGGACGGACGCCGTGGTCTTCACCGCCGGGGTGGGCGAGAACAGCCCGCTGATCCGGGAGAAGTCCCTCTCGGGCCTGGAGTTCATGGGCATTCACCTGGACCGGGCGAAGAATGGGGAGACCATCCGGGGCAAGGAAGCCGTCATCTCGACACCGGACTCGAAAACCGCCGTCCTGGTGATCCCCACCAACGAGGAACTCGTCATCGCCATGGACACGGTCGAGGTCATCGATCGGAAGCAAAAACCGGAATAG